In a single window of the Caproicibacterium sp. BJN0003 genome:
- a CDS encoding Lrp/AsnC family transcriptional regulator: MDRLLTLLHENARLSNKQLAAMLDETEENISTAIADYEKRGVIRGYQALINWERVDTNKAIALIELRVSPKKNRGFDEIAGKVMSFPEVDSVYLMSGGYDLAVTVHGKSMQDVAMFVMRRLSTLDSVLSTATHFILTRYKESGVIMNQEEEKDERRDVYCD; this comes from the coding sequence ATGGATCGACTTTTAACTTTGTTACATGAGAATGCCCGCTTGAGCAATAAACAGCTGGCAGCAATGCTGGACGAAACGGAAGAAAATATCAGCACAGCGATCGCTGATTACGAAAAACGAGGGGTTATTCGCGGCTATCAGGCCCTGATCAACTGGGAGCGTGTCGATACCAATAAGGCTATCGCCCTAATTGAGCTGCGTGTTTCTCCAAAGAAAAATCGTGGCTTCGATGAGATTGCAGGAAAAGTAATGAGCTTTCCTGAAGTAGACAGCGTCTATTTGATGTCCGGAGGCTATGACCTCGCGGTTACCGTTCACGGAAAATCGATGCAGGATGTAGCAATGTTTGTTATGCGTCGTCTTTCCACCTTGGACAGTGTGCTTTCCACCGCAACGCATTTTATTTTGACTCGCTATAAAGAGAGCGGCGTCATTATGAATCAGGAGGAGGAAAAGGACGAGAGGAGAGACGTATACTGTGATTGA
- a CDS encoding ACT domain-containing protein has translation MRAVITVLGKDMVGILAKVTAICAENGVNVTDVSQSIMQDLFAMIMLVDLKDSKIPFDQLSDKFTALAKQEGLTIHIMHEDIFNSMHRI, from the coding sequence ATGCGCGCGGTTATTACAGTTTTGGGCAAAGATATGGTGGGAATTCTTGCAAAAGTCACCGCGATCTGTGCAGAAAACGGCGTGAATGTAACGGATGTTTCGCAGTCGATTATGCAAGATCTCTTTGCAATGATTATGTTGGTTGATCTGAAGGATTCCAAAATTCCGTTTGATCAACTTTCTGACAAATTTACAGCACTCGCAAAGCAAGAGGGACTCACAATTCACATCATGCACGAAGATATTTTTAATTCCATGCACCGCATTTAA
- a CDS encoding histidinol-phosphatase HisJ family protein — translation MKYPFLSDSHTHSKYSEDGADSVMMLCKNALDQGLYAITVTDHCECNTYWEQHFHESVCQSWSETRRAAVSFQNKIHIFTGVELGQPMQNKSGADDILNACSFDFVLGSLHNVKNERDFYDFDYQHRDVRPVLTQYFEELLEMIRWGKFDSLAHLTYPWRYFEEYGVGIPIEDYQNQIDHILKELIRQKKSLEVNTSGLRQKMGTTMPNEKIVKRYQSLGGSMVTVGSDAHRWADVGSGIEETLSMLRRIGFSHFTIYEKRTPVQVLISE, via the coding sequence GTGAAATATCCTTTTTTGTCAGATTCTCATACCCATTCTAAATACAGTGAAGACGGTGCCGATTCGGTCATGATGCTTTGCAAAAATGCACTTGATCAGGGACTTTATGCGATTACGGTTACCGATCATTGTGAATGTAATACTTATTGGGAACAGCATTTTCATGAATCAGTTTGCCAAAGTTGGAGCGAAACCCGGCGTGCTGCTGTTTCCTTTCAAAATAAGATCCATATTTTTACTGGGGTCGAATTGGGACAACCGATGCAGAATAAAAGCGGCGCGGATGATATTTTAAACGCCTGTTCATTCGATTTTGTCCTTGGAAGTTTACATAATGTCAAAAATGAACGTGACTTTTATGATTTTGACTATCAGCATCGGGATGTAAGACCGGTATTGACCCAATATTTTGAAGAACTTTTAGAGATGATCCGTTGGGGAAAATTTGATTCTCTGGCACATCTCACTTATCCGTGGAGATATTTTGAAGAGTATGGGGTTGGAATTCCCATAGAAGACTATCAAAACCAGATTGACCATATATTGAAGGAATTGATTCGGCAGAAGAAGAGTTTGGAAGTCAATACCAGTGGGTTGCGGCAAAAAATGGGAACAACGATGCCAAATGAAAAAATTGTGAAAAGATATCAAAGTCTTGGAGGAAGCATGGTAACGGTGGGAAGTGATGCGCATCGTTGGGCTGATGTAGGCAGCGGAATCGAGGAGACCTTGAGTATGCTGCGGCGGATTGGCTTTTCACATTTTACAATTTATGAAAAACGAACGCCGGTGCAGGTTTTAATTTCGGAATAA
- the ispE gene encoding 4-(cytidine 5'-diphospho)-2-C-methyl-D-erythritol kinase, whose product MKPFVVKAYAKLNLALDLVGKREDGYHLLRMVNQSVSLADCLTILPSDILLVKCDDADLPDGPENIAYRAAKHFYEIVPEAPKIQIQIEKHIPHEAGLGGGSTDAAAVLQILNQISGKPFSEKALFALGERIGADVPFCIKGGTALVEGIGEQIAPLNEMPTCEIVLCKPKIGVETKAAFEMADRLPSLEACYSENVKQAIKEGNLIKLSASLGNFFEDILKLPEILKLKAAFLKMGALGAAMTGSGSAVFGIFEGPILAQKCVDSLKKQYDETFLCEPVSVPLQIEP is encoded by the coding sequence ATGAAACCGTTTGTTGTAAAAGCTTATGCAAAGCTTAATCTTGCTCTGGATCTGGTTGGAAAAAGAGAAGATGGGTATCATCTTCTGCGAATGGTGAATCAAAGCGTTAGTCTTGCTGACTGCTTGACGATCCTGCCAAGTGATATTCTGCTCGTAAAGTGTGACGATGCAGATCTACCAGACGGTCCCGAAAATATTGCCTATCGTGCGGCAAAACATTTTTACGAAATCGTTCCCGAAGCACCCAAAATTCAAATTCAAATTGAAAAACATATTCCGCACGAAGCCGGACTTGGCGGTGGCAGTACCGATGCCGCAGCCGTTCTGCAAATTTTAAATCAGATTTCCGGAAAACCATTTTCGGAGAAAGCTCTTTTTGCTCTTGGTGAAAGAATCGGAGCGGATGTGCCGTTTTGCATCAAGGGAGGCACAGCTTTAGTTGAGGGAATCGGAGAGCAGATTGCTCCGTTAAATGAAATGCCTACCTGCGAAATTGTTTTATGTAAACCTAAAATTGGGGTGGAAACAAAGGCGGCTTTTGAGATGGCGGATCGACTGCCTTCTTTAGAAGCATGTTACAGTGAAAATGTAAAGCAGGCAATCAAAGAAGGAAATCTGATAAAGCTTTCAGCTTCTCTTGGAAACTTCTTTGAAGATATTCTAAAACTTCCGGAAATTTTGAAATTGAAGGCAGCTTTTTTGAAAATGGGAGCGCTTGGTGCCGCAATGACAGGCAGTGGATCTGCGGTATTTGGAATTTTTGAGGGCCCTATTTTGGCGCAGAAATGCGTGGATTCCTTAAAAAAGCAATATGATGAGACTTTTTTGTGTGAACCAGTCTCAGTTCCGCTTCAAATTGAACCATAA
- a CDS encoding pyridoxal phosphate-dependent aminotransferase, with the protein MDYSKLLTKRIQQVRPSGIRKFFDIANEMDDVISLSIGEPDFSTPWHVRQEGIKSLEMGKTWYSPNRGFAELREEICKFFDRHYHVQYDPKTEVLVTVGGSEALDLAVRCLVEPGEEVLIPQPSFVCYEPMAQMVGAVPVIIETKEKDGFRLTPEELRAAITPKTKLLVLPFPNNPTGAVMRKKDLEAIAEVIRGTNLIVLSDEIYSELTYGDQQHVAFSSLPDMRERTIVVNGFSKAFAMTGWRLGYAMGPKELIAQMTKLHQYAIMSAPTTSQYAAIEAMRHGDADIVYMREQYDMRRRLIVDGFNEMNLTCFEPEGAFYVFPCIKRTGLSSDEFCEKLLYAKHVAVVPGSAFGNCGEGYVRVSYSYSINHITEALSRIRDFLKQLGC; encoded by the coding sequence ATTGATTACAGCAAACTGCTGACAAAACGGATTCAGCAGGTTCGCCCCTCCGGTATCCGTAAATTTTTTGATATTGCCAACGAAATGGATGATGTGATTTCTCTCTCTATCGGCGAACCGGATTTTTCGACTCCATGGCATGTGCGACAAGAAGGAATCAAGTCTTTGGAGATGGGAAAAACATGGTATAGTCCGAACCGTGGTTTTGCAGAATTAAGAGAGGAAATCTGCAAATTTTTTGATCGTCACTATCATGTTCAATATGACCCAAAAACAGAAGTGCTTGTCACCGTCGGCGGCAGTGAGGCTTTGGATCTTGCGGTTCGCTGTTTAGTAGAACCAGGAGAAGAAGTCTTGATTCCGCAGCCTAGCTTTGTTTGTTATGAACCGATGGCACAGATGGTAGGGGCTGTTCCAGTTATTATCGAAACAAAAGAAAAAGATGGGTTCCGTTTGACACCGGAAGAACTGCGCGCAGCGATCACGCCAAAGACCAAACTTCTTGTACTGCCGTTCCCAAATAATCCGACGGGAGCAGTTATGCGGAAAAAAGATCTAGAAGCGATTGCCGAAGTGATTCGTGGGACCAATCTGATTGTCCTTTCTGATGAAATTTATAGTGAACTGACTTATGGAGATCAGCAGCATGTTGCATTTTCGTCCCTTCCGGACATGCGCGAGCGTACGATCGTTGTCAATGGCTTTTCAAAAGCATTCGCGATGACCGGCTGGCGTTTGGGATATGCCATGGGGCCAAAAGAACTGATCGCACAGATGACAAAGCTTCATCAGTATGCAATTATGAGCGCTCCGACTACCAGCCAATATGCAGCGATTGAAGCAATGCGTCATGGGGACGCTGATATCGTTTATATGCGCGAGCAGTATGATATGCGCCGCCGGCTGATTGTGGACGGCTTTAATGAAATGAACTTGACCTGCTTTGAGCCGGAGGGCGCTTTTTATGTTTTTCCATGTATTAAGCGCACGGGACTTTCGAGTGATGAATTTTGTGAAAAATTGCTTTATGCAAAGCATGTAGCGGTCGTTCCGGGCAGCGCCTTTGGAAATTGCGGCGAAGGATACGTTCGTGTTTCATATTCTTACAGTATCAATCATATCACAGAAGCGCTTTCCAGAATTCGTGACTTTTTAAAGCAACTTGGGTGCTGA
- the spoIIR gene encoding stage II sporulation protein R, with product MRLFTKAVAAALVLCLAISCTGITAAGEGISDRVLRLHVLANSDSEEDQALKLKVRDRVLSVSEQWFKNADSREEAQEAAEEHLADLKKAGEEVLRENGNDDPVEVRLEDCWFPTRTYGNVTLPAGTYRALRILIGEGKGHNWWCVLFPALCLPGAEQDSNLSDVLTPAQEQMTQPGFAVKFKTVELYEEIRQWLSQNS from the coding sequence ATGCGCCTTTTTACAAAAGCAGTTGCTGCAGCGTTAGTCCTTTGTTTGGCAATTTCCTGTACGGGAATCACTGCTGCGGGGGAAGGAATTTCTGATCGGGTTTTGCGGCTGCACGTTCTTGCAAATTCAGATTCAGAAGAGGATCAAGCGTTAAAACTAAAAGTACGGGATCGGGTCCTTTCGGTTAGTGAACAGTGGTTTAAAAATGCGGATAGCCGCGAAGAAGCACAAGAAGCTGCCGAGGAACATCTTGCAGATTTAAAGAAAGCCGGAGAAGAAGTCCTGAGAGAAAATGGAAATGACGATCCGGTAGAGGTGCGGTTAGAAGACTGTTGGTTTCCTACGAGAACCTATGGAAATGTAACATTGCCTGCTGGTACTTATCGTGCGCTTCGTATTTTAATTGGTGAGGGCAAAGGACATAATTGGTGGTGCGTGCTGTTTCCGGCGCTTTGTCTGCCGGGCGCAGAGCAGGATAGTAATCTTTCTGATGTATTGACTCCGGCGCAGGAGCAAATGACACAACCAGGGTTTGCCGTCAAATTTAAAACGGTGGAACTTTATGAAGAAATTCGCCAATGGCTTTCTCAAAACTCCTAA